The DNA sequence tcccTGAGAAGGTACCTGTCAACTTGAAATTCACTATTTACAGTTAATAAACATCAGGGGTACTAGCAGACACCAGATCCTCCGGTTCTGAAGATCAGGGCAGTGCTGTCATCTGTCAGGAGAGCAAACTAggtctccctccctccaaaaagaaggtgggggggggagggggctgtgccAAAATTCTAAGCCACCTGCACAGAAGCTGGCGAAACCTGCCGTTCGTTCACACTTTGGCGCTTGGAGGTCATGACATGACAATCCAGCAGAGATGCCACATCGCCTCTCATGATGTCCTTGCTTTCCTGCTCTTTTTAGACCTCAGCATAGTCGTGGCAGAGAGGATCAAGGCATTTAGCCAAAtctaagaagaaaacagacaaaggaagaaaaggcaagcgaggaagaagagaggaggtgaAGGGGATGGCAGGGAATGCATGTGGTGGCAAAGTTGAGGGCCACATGGAGAGCAGAAGGGGGTCACTGCCCATCAGTGCCCCTGCCCCCAAATGACactggaggagaggagcagggggTGACCCCTCAGTGAGAAAACACAGCCAGCCATCCAAAGcaataaaatacataaacacagaaaatgatcTCAAAGGATGCCCGATTGGACGGTCAGGGAGATGAGGGGTGTCTCTCTCCACCTCGGGCAGCAGCCTTCAGCTCATGCAAGGGGGCGTGGCCAACACCAACTCTTCCGCACAGGATGGCTCACAGCCCGCTAGCATCAGTGATGCTCCAGGTGGGCCCACACCTCTGTGCCACTCTGGTGCCTtcctgggatgggggaggaacTCACTGAAGTCTGGCTTTCAAAGCTGCATTATCATCACAGCTATCTCCCATCAGTCCAGGTGCAGCTGACGGCTTATGTATTGAGGTTTCTGGAGAGTGAGTGTGAGTCCTGATTGCTCAATGCCTGATGGTGCCAGTggggggaaagagggagaagtgagCGCCACCCCCACCCACATCATGAGACAGTGGGCCACCCATCACGACACAGCCAGGGAGCACGATACGACCTGAGAATCCAGGGTTATAATAAAGAGCTTCCAAATCAGTCTCTAATATTCTAAATCTATGGCTTCCAAGTaggataatatttaaataaagtgcTGTCAGTAGTGCATATGTGACAGATACTCTGCAACCCAGATGGCCAGAGATTCGTTCGAATTTCTCAGTGCTCTGGAGACAAAAGAGTACCGACAGAAAACTCCCGCGGAGAGCTTGGGGCCCAGGGCAAATTCCATGCGTTCTTTGCCAAAGACCCACATGTTGGAAATTCCACAAAGTCCACATGAGGATGAACTGAACATCAGCGGCAGTCAtccagggaaaaaataaaagtaattccaGAGCAGGAAATCTTTGGAATTGAGCCTGGAGGAGGAAGCTGCCCAGCCCCCTTCAGGAGAATTTGCCTAAAACAAGTTTAATATTCAATTCTAATCCCTGTTCCTCTAAAAATTACCCCCCGCCCCATTTCGTAGTTTGCATAGTTCTGGGCTTCTTATtctttttgcatcttttttccattttaagtatTTATGAATTCAATTTATCTAAGAGCACATATgacttaattttgtatttctagtAATAATTGATTAGATTTGCccctattttattaaataattttttctcatatCTATTTTTGAACATGTTAAAGACACTGTATCCAGTTTATCTAAAATCCCTTGCTTAAAACGGGTTTAGTTCTAGCAATAAGTACATGCTTCTTTAGGCACCATGTCATACTTCGACAAGAGGTTTTTCTTCGTTATTATTATTGGAtaagagagattaagaaataaGATGCAAGAAAATATGATCTCTCTGTCTTGATCATTTTCCTGTAAAAGTAAATGCCTCCATCGAATAGTAACGTTCGGCATCACTTCATCAAATTATTAAGATCATACAGTGCTCACGTGCACCCACGTTGAGAAGGAAAGgcaaaatccaaaataaacagcaaaaaggGGGAGAAGTCCACAAATTCTGTATGAAATCAGAGATATCACAAATAATTATTGCTAGAAACAGTATTTTAAACAAAGGGTCTTCAGACAAATGTATTAAAACCGTCTTAAATACAAAGAGCCCCATCCCCCATAAAATGCTGCAAATTTGATCatgattaaaaatacaaaattatacacAAAATGCCCTTCGATAAATTGGTCTTAAGAATTTGAGGTTGAGGTTCTAAAGGTAGCGTTTTCGGCAAATTGCCTACTAGGTGCATTGATTGCTAGGAGAACTGGTTTTAGGCAAATTGATTTGTGCTATGCCCAATTCACTCTTGGGTGCAGCCTGAACAAACATGCACCGCTTTCTGGGCCCCCGCAGAGGCCTATCGGCGCGGGGATGTGCGGCGCGGAAGGGGGCGAGGGCTGGAGGAAGGCGCATGCTTCTTGGCGCGGAGCACGCGCAGCTTTCCCGCCATCTCTCCGGGACCCGGGGCGCAGCGCGTCCCTCCCAGGCTCGGCATCCGGCTCCCCCGCTGCGGACACGCCTTCTGGGCGGCGGACCCCCTCACGTCCTTTTCCTCCAGCGCGGGGCCCGCCTTTGCTTCTGCGCCTCTGCCAGCCGCTGCTTCTCCGCCTCTTCcgccttcctcttttcctccttgatCTCCTTGTACCGCCACTTGGGCAGCTGCAGGTGGGCGCTGTCCTTGGTGCTGCCCTTCGCGGCAGGCCGCTCCGGCTGGAAGGTGGGCGCGGGCGCCTTGCTGATGCGCACCCTGGGGATGACCACGCCCGGCCGCACGCTGCTCCGCCTCAACAGCTGCAGGGGCAAGAGGCTGGCCTTCCGCGGGGCACTTCGCAGCTGGAGAGACGGGAGGCTGGCTTTCGGGGTCCCCTCTCTGGAGACCCCCAGTGCCGGGGAGGTCCGGAATTGCTGCTCGGTGCCCTCCACCTCGTCCTTCTGGGCACGCGTGTCCGGGTCCCCCTGAGCCTGAAGGATTTCCTGCACTGCCAGCCGCCTTTTCCCCACACAAGGCGGGTTCTCGGGGCAGACGGTCTGGCAGGCGATGGCCACGGCGGGGCTGTAGAGGCTCGTGGTCATCCTGACCATGTGGTCCATGACCCCTCCATCCTCCAGGCTCTGGCGCGAGCGGGAGGTCAGCGTGGACCGCACAAATTCGGTGAGCCTCTGCAGGCAGTTTTTGGAGCCCGCGGACTTCAGAGCTGCCTCGGAGGCCAGCGGCAGCTCTGGCTTATACTTTTCCCCAAACTGCTCCGGGCAGGGTCGGTCCAGCAGCCTCTGGATGAGGCGAACCGCCTCAAAACGTCCCGTGTAAGCAGCCCACTCCTGGGGTGACATCCCGCGGCGGGAGTCCCTGGCATGGACATCTGCTCCTGCAAAACACAAACAGGAATGGGAGGGTGCAACTAGAACTTCTCCCTGCCAACGGCAGAAAACGAAGGACAACGAAACTGATCAAAGGAAAAGCTTCCAAAACCGAGTGACAGAGTCCCCTAGAGCTGTGCCACCTGGACAAACCCACATCTGACCAGCTCCTACTGCGTTACCATTACAACACATCCCACCTTTGAAGGCTCCATTTAATGGCTTATCTTTCCTAAATAAAACTGCCTGAACTCAGCACCTAAATCATGgaagcttttaaagaaataagatttcATGGCTTTCCAGCAATGGAGAGACAACTAGGCCACAAAGGTGCTTTGCAAACACTTGACTGATGCTACTAGAATGTTCTAAAAGTACTAACAGTAAGAGTCACTTGCACAGCATTTGGTGTCCCATTTATCCATTGCCTTTTCCTCGCGGTCCTCTTGTGAGGGTGCTATGGTCCCTTTTTGCAGGGAATGTGAGGTCCTTCACTTCTCATTCTGGGTGGTCAGTTGCTTATGGGTCTGTCACCTTTACTAGACTGTGGGCTTCTCCAGGACAGAGGCCacatcttactcatttttgttcCCTCAACACATACCATCCTGGCTGGTAGGAGGCATGCACTTAACAAAGGTTTGTTACAGAATGGATGGTAGTCACAGTGGCTGAGGGACCTGCCTGAGGCCTTGAAGCTTGGAATAGACAGACGGTCTCAGACCTGGGTCCCCTGACCCTGAGCCCCATGCACTTGCCACCACCCTGCAGGGTGGGCCTCTTCCTCTGACAGTGTTCTGTGTCAGTGTGGCCAGTCTGTAGTACCCAGGGATTTAATCCAACACTAACCTAGGtgtgctgtgaagggattttgtaGATGCAGTTAGCATCCACAATCAGTTGACCTCATGTAAAGGAGATGACCCACGATAATGTGGGTGAgcctcgtccaatcagttgaaggccttaagagcaaaagctgaggtttcctggagaagaaggAATGCAGCCTCAAGACTGCCACATCAGCCCCTGTGGCaagtctccagcctgctggcctgccctacagatttcgGGCTTGCCAACCCCCAAAATCACGTGAGCCaataccttaaaataaatctcttaatatatattttcaattaaccCTGTTTCTCAAGAGAACCCTGACTCCTACATCCTCACAGTCTCCCCTACACTAGTCACCTCCTTAATAAATCCCCCTACAACCCGCTGCCCCCTCCTAATATTGCAAAGTTAAACTTCAACTCCACTTGATGAAATGTTCATAAATTCTAGCTTGGAAGTATAGAATTAATAAGGAATTGCGGTTTAGCTAATCTTGGGCCATGCTCAGCCTCATAGACAGTCAAAAATCATCCAGGATTTCCAGTCCCATTAGTCATATTTCCACTGGCAAAGCAATGTGGAGAAGTAGGGCAATTATCTAGTGTGCCAGCTCCCCAGGGACCAGGCCCAGCAGAGGTGCCTGCATTTATATCCCACGCAGACCCAAGTGTCTGACATGTGGTGGCTGCTCAATATGTGCTCAAATGAGAACAGCGGGGGGCTCAGTGATTTTCCTGGCCCAGCTCCCCCagtggccccagggcccaggcagaCCCAGCTCACCTGAGTTCACCTGGTAAT is a window from the Equus quagga isolate Etosha38 chromosome 9, UCLA_HA_Equagga_1.0, whole genome shotgun sequence genome containing:
- the ANKRD33B gene encoding ankyrin repeat domain-containing protein 33B, which produces MVLLAGPGPEGGGARCVSPQPPSPPRDAEVGEDPADYEEYEDFSRLPDTRSIASDDSFYPPGGEEEYGAESAESVPEGVPEAATLLRAACANDVGLLKALVRRGPSAEEVQETDRNGRTGLIVACYHGFVDTVVVLAECPHVDVNWQDSEGNTALITAAQAGHATITNYLLNYFPGLDLERRNAWGFTALMKAAMQGRTECIRALMLAGADVHARDSRRGMSPQEWAAYTGRFEAVRLIQRLLDRPCPEQFGEKYKPELPLASEAALKSAGSKNCLQRLTEFVRSTLTSRSRQSLEDGGVMDHMVRMTTSLYSPAVAIACQTVCPENPPCVGKRRLAVQEILQAQGDPDTRAQKDEVEGTEQQFRTSPALGVSREGTPKASLPSLQLRSAPRKASLLPLQLLRRSSVRPGVVIPRVRISKAPAPTFQPERPAAKGSTKDSAHLQLPKWRYKEIKEEKRKAEEAEKQRLAEAQKQRRAPRWRKRT